A genomic segment from Tuwongella immobilis encodes:
- a CDS encoding DUF927 domain-containing protein translates to MNWIIDRWGMRAIVNAGQSTRDHLRAAIQTLSVNIRARTVYTHTGWRKVNQSWVYLHAAGAIGTSEARADVAVELPENLQGYSLPVSSNSPQSQREAVHASLRLLELGPDRLMFPILAAVYRAVLGNVDCSLHLVGPSGTFKSEVAALAVQHFGSSMTSRALPASWTSTDNALEATAFTLKDTILVIDDFKPQGSMADLQRWHSKADRVFRAQGNHSARQRMNADSTLQCSKAPRGLIFSTGEDVPRGHSLQARLVILHVEPGDLGPRPPQTNARLDQAQQEALSGQYAQSMAGFLAWLAPQYDDLIQRLPLELASLRSEQMRQSMHARTPSNLAQLALGLKWFLDYAQFIDAISESDRDALNLRARTAWNETGTAQLEETESADPATGFMRLLRAAIAGGSGFVAAGDGGPPESPLAWGWQQENYFAGDEGVVVRYRSHGTLVGWLDEGQLYLEPDASYSVVHRMARDQGECFEITLKTLIRRLKERGMLLSRDAARNKNVMRRTLVGQRRNVLHVKWPGLEPPSLPLDDSPSNDCASHTGELTIVEIDDQGQLFPEGTP, encoded by the coding sequence ATGAATTGGATCATCGATCGCTGGGGAATGCGGGCGATCGTCAATGCGGGGCAATCGACCCGCGATCATCTCCGAGCGGCAATTCAAACGCTTTCCGTCAATATCCGAGCTCGCACGGTCTATACCCATACCGGATGGCGAAAAGTCAATCAGTCTTGGGTTTATCTTCACGCGGCTGGGGCGATCGGTACAAGCGAAGCGCGAGCCGATGTCGCCGTCGAACTTCCGGAAAATCTTCAAGGCTATTCGCTGCCGGTGAGCAGCAACTCTCCTCAAAGCCAGCGTGAAGCAGTGCATGCAAGCCTCCGCCTCTTGGAACTTGGCCCGGATCGATTGATGTTCCCGATCCTGGCTGCGGTCTATCGCGCCGTTTTGGGCAATGTCGATTGTTCGCTACACCTGGTTGGCCCCAGTGGTACCTTCAAAAGCGAAGTCGCTGCGCTGGCGGTTCAGCACTTTGGTTCAAGCATGACCAGTCGAGCATTACCCGCAAGCTGGACCTCAACGGACAATGCCCTCGAAGCGACCGCGTTCACACTCAAGGACACGATTCTGGTGATCGACGATTTCAAACCCCAAGGATCGATGGCGGATCTTCAGCGTTGGCATTCCAAGGCCGACCGCGTATTTCGCGCTCAAGGCAACCATTCGGCTCGTCAGCGCATGAATGCCGATTCGACCCTGCAATGCAGCAAAGCACCACGCGGTTTGATCTTCTCGACAGGCGAGGATGTCCCGCGCGGGCATTCGTTGCAAGCTCGCCTGGTGATCTTGCATGTCGAGCCTGGCGACTTGGGACCGCGACCACCGCAAACGAACGCTCGACTCGATCAAGCCCAGCAGGAAGCTCTCTCGGGCCAATACGCCCAATCGATGGCGGGGTTTCTGGCTTGGCTCGCTCCGCAATACGACGATCTGATTCAACGATTACCGCTCGAATTGGCGTCGCTGCGAAGCGAGCAGATGCGTCAATCGATGCATGCTCGGACACCGAGCAATCTCGCTCAACTCGCCCTCGGGCTGAAGTGGTTTCTCGATTATGCGCAGTTCATTGATGCCATTTCGGAATCCGACAGGGACGCATTGAACCTGCGAGCGCGCACGGCCTGGAACGAGACTGGCACTGCGCAACTCGAAGAAACGGAAAGTGCTGATCCCGCCACCGGATTCATGCGATTATTGCGGGCGGCCATCGCCGGTGGTTCTGGATTTGTCGCCGCAGGCGATGGTGGCCCCCCCGAATCGCCGCTGGCCTGGGGCTGGCAGCAAGAAAACTATTTTGCGGGCGATGAGGGGGTCGTCGTTCGATATCGCTCGCACGGAACCCTGGTCGGCTGGCTGGATGAAGGCCAACTCTATCTCGAACCCGATGCCAGCTATTCGGTCGTGCATCGAATGGCGCGCGACCAAGGCGAGTGCTTCGAGATCACACTGAAGACGCTGATTCGCCGACTCAAAGAACGCGGAATGCTGCTCTCACGCGACGCAGCCCGAAACAAAAACGTGATGCGACGAACGCTCGTCGGTCAACGTCGCAACGTCTTGCACGTCAAATGGCCTGGCTTGGAACCACCCTCGTTGCCCCTGGATGATTCACCATCGAATGATTGCGCGAGCCACACGGGTGAACTTACGATTGTCGAAATCGATGACCAAGGACAGCTCTTTCCGGAGGGAACACCATGA
- a CDS encoding DUF1580 domain-containing protein has protein sequence MPQLVDSLPLLQEPRLTLAELARQIPSQRPGKRTHIETLRRWCSKGIRLATGQRIRLESLRECGKLTSSLAAYHRFIAAQQPIAPLQPIVAAMPTPSQREREKQLARQKLDSLLNIPSHGHQTPQSRSTS, from the coding sequence ATGCCTCAGCTTGTTGACTCCTTGCCCCTGCTTCAAGAACCCCGTCTGACCTTGGCTGAATTGGCCCGGCAAATTCCCAGTCAGCGTCCAGGGAAACGGACTCACATCGAAACCCTGCGACGCTGGTGTTCGAAAGGGATTCGGCTTGCAACGGGGCAGCGAATTCGGCTGGAATCGCTGCGTGAATGCGGCAAGCTCACGAGTTCACTGGCCGCCTATCATCGCTTTATCGCCGCTCAACAGCCCATCGCCCCCTTGCAGCCAATCGTCGCTGCGATGCCCACACCATCGCAACGAGAACGCGAGAAACAGCTCGCTCGCCAAAAGCTCGATTCACTTCTCAATATCCCATCCCATGGTCACCAGACACCGCAATCCCGCTCAACGTCGTAA
- a CDS encoding tyrosine-type recombinase/integrase — translation MSRPRNNQPPKYEHHLPTNTARVRVRDANGNRRDLSLGAFGSPASQQSYQKVLATLQRCGGIWPHERGSEALQDRTVAEILLAFLEYIQVRYADSGELAVYRGLIVLLREQIPDLAVADFGPKRLKAIRQVMVERGWCRKRVNRQTTRVKKIFKWATEEELIPGGIYEALRAVSELPPGTRGVKESKPREPAFEADLEAITPHLPPMVADLLRIQMLSAARPGEIRVMRPRDLDRTDPHCWIFRPSQHKNHWRGQERTIVLNAMAIQRLSPWMVGLTDDEYVFNPTRVRRQKEEENSRLRKSKPTPKQLAQRAKNRAKPIPNRCYTRLAISQAVNRACKLAGIHMEAYGLRHGAKMTLERKHGSEAARAALGQKSIETTQLYGKLDLDLAKRALTVRSE, via the coding sequence ATGTCCAGACCGCGTAATAATCAACCACCTAAGTACGAACATCATCTTCCCACCAATACCGCTCGTGTGAGGGTGAGAGATGCCAATGGAAACCGACGAGACCTTTCTCTTGGTGCATTTGGCTCTCCCGCTTCTCAGCAAAGCTATCAGAAGGTACTGGCGACACTTCAGCGATGTGGTGGCATTTGGCCCCATGAGCGGGGATCCGAGGCTCTCCAAGATCGAACGGTGGCAGAAATCCTTTTGGCATTCCTTGAGTACATTCAAGTGCGGTATGCCGACAGCGGTGAACTTGCGGTCTACCGTGGATTGATCGTTTTACTCCGCGAGCAAATCCCAGATCTCGCCGTCGCTGATTTCGGCCCGAAGCGACTCAAAGCAATTCGACAAGTGATGGTTGAGCGAGGTTGGTGTCGCAAGCGAGTCAACCGCCAAACTACTCGAGTCAAAAAGATCTTCAAATGGGCTACCGAGGAAGAACTCATTCCAGGCGGGATCTATGAAGCACTTCGTGCTGTCAGTGAACTCCCACCTGGCACCCGAGGCGTGAAAGAGTCAAAACCTCGAGAGCCAGCATTTGAAGCAGATCTTGAAGCAATTACTCCGCATTTGCCACCGATGGTGGCGGATCTACTTCGGATTCAAATGCTCAGTGCGGCCAGACCGGGCGAGATCCGCGTGATGCGTCCGCGTGATCTTGATCGAACTGACCCACACTGCTGGATCTTTCGTCCCTCGCAGCATAAGAACCACTGGCGAGGGCAAGAACGAACAATCGTACTGAATGCGATGGCGATCCAGCGATTATCCCCCTGGATGGTCGGATTGACCGATGACGAATATGTGTTTAATCCCACCCGCGTCCGACGTCAGAAGGAAGAGGAGAATTCCCGCCTTCGTAAGTCCAAGCCGACCCCCAAGCAACTGGCTCAACGTGCGAAGAATCGAGCCAAACCCATACCGAATCGTTGCTATACCCGATTGGCGATCTCACAAGCGGTGAATCGAGCATGCAAGCTGGCGGGGATCCACATGGAAGCATACGGCCTGCGGCATGGTGCAAAGATGACTCTGGAGCGCAAGCATGGAAGTGAAGCAGCCCGCGCCGCGTTGGGTCAAAAGAGCATCGAAACGACCCAACTCTACGGGAAACTCGACCTCGATCTCGCCAAACGAGCCTTGACCGTCCGATCCGAATAA
- a CDS encoding GlxA family transcriptional regulator, producing MPKRGKNQEEAGVGAGSCRRVVILVLPGVDLLDVAGPSEAFFVVDRSPNRVADPPRYCIELVRVGPEREVVTACGIRMIVEQELDSIREPIDTLLIPAAEIGFSLAPDSPICDAIRRAIPRCRRVASICAGSFILAATGILNGRRATTHWMAAPEFARKYPQIRVDSDAIYVQDGMFFSSAGSTAGMDLALALIEADHGREMALFVARQLVMFVRRPGGQSQFSELLADQSSNRRPLSDLIAWIANHLRSPLTVEQLAERSHMSVRNFTRVFTREIGYTPARYVERLRVDAARRLLETDSDSPLEQIALGCGFGSADSMRRSFLRVLRTSASDYRNRFRHNRFSP from the coding sequence ATGCCGAAACGCGGGAAAAATCAGGAGGAAGCGGGTGTCGGTGCGGGGTCGTGTCGGCGGGTGGTGATTCTGGTGTTGCCGGGGGTGGATCTGCTGGATGTGGCGGGTCCGTCCGAGGCGTTTTTCGTCGTCGATCGGTCGCCGAATCGCGTTGCCGATCCGCCACGCTATTGCATCGAACTGGTTCGGGTGGGACCGGAACGCGAAGTGGTCACCGCTTGCGGCATCCGCATGATCGTCGAACAGGAGCTGGATTCGATCCGCGAACCCATTGACACCCTGCTCATTCCGGCTGCCGAAATCGGTTTCTCACTGGCGCCCGATTCGCCCATTTGCGACGCCATTCGTCGGGCGATTCCGCGATGCCGACGGGTCGCCTCCATTTGCGCGGGGTCGTTTATCTTGGCGGCGACGGGCATTCTGAATGGACGGCGGGCGACGACGCATTGGATGGCGGCACCGGAATTTGCGCGGAAGTATCCGCAGATTCGCGTCGATTCGGATGCGATTTACGTTCAAGACGGCATGTTTTTTAGCTCGGCGGGCAGTACCGCTGGAATGGATCTTGCTTTAGCCCTCATCGAAGCCGATCATGGAAGAGAGATGGCGTTATTTGTGGCTCGGCAATTGGTCATGTTCGTGCGACGCCCCGGTGGACAATCGCAATTTAGCGAATTGCTCGCGGACCAAAGTTCGAACCGTCGGCCGCTTTCGGATCTGATTGCCTGGATCGCAAATCACCTTCGTAGCCCGCTGACAGTGGAGCAACTCGCGGAACGCTCACATATGAGTGTCCGAAATTTTACTCGCGTGTTTACTCGAGAAATCGGATACACGCCGGCACGCTATGTGGAACGTCTTCGAGTGGATGCGGCCCGCCGATTGCTGGAAACCGATTCGGATTCCCCCCTGGAGCAGATCGCCTTGGGGTGCGGATTTGGATCGGCGGATTCGATGCGTCGCTCGTTTCTGCGTGTGCTTCGCACCAGTGCAAGTGATTATCGCAACCGCTTTCGCCACAATCGTTTCAGTCCGTAA
- a CDS encoding PEP/pyruvate-binding domain-containing protein — translation MIAQPNVCWLLDELAATNRDFVGGKTVSLARMRQAGLPVPDAFCIPTSVYRQYAGQPLAEVSDFVAAVAVAYASLGGGPVAVRSSAVAEDGDAASFAGQQQSFLGVEGASAVVAAIDACWQSLFSDRAQAYRHRQATGDAVPAMAVIVQRMIPADVAGVMFTRDPFQSREPLLRIESAWGVGEAVVSGKVTPDCLVIHRETGSIHDQRAGGQQVAWSAEGFRPLPAERRGQFSLTESQIQRLIQLAAQLESLFGDACDIEWAFQGDQLWLLQSRPITTIPRVELRELRQREIQRVTQLAEPTGTVWARIELTEVLLEPTEMSWDVAQRLMGANGGLGMMNRDFGGRPDPNLGGTSAYDRIGGRVYCNLSRLPRLQFTHPPLVYPLARYARNPAEALDPKPIFAPFRDGWRSWLRLPGQLRQLRRSQIRLEQEMLSFERRFRDEVLLVFRESMLLSAYQSLEDWSDAVWLARFETLVKQVCVDFARESLKATVLAQKCLQDLDAVLARQIDDPDARSQLFGELIQAAHPEPGANLARAMTLLLAGSLSVDQFLTQFGHRGPSEMELSTPRWSEQPEAIEALVSALPRSESHEAIAESDELPEWTPPAEIVRLKLEEPARRLIQMIALRELGKHELMRGYAEIRRFLLEWDRRHRLNGLTFHLTMSELASVAKSAELRWQARIRRVEREAWLRMPMPPVVFSTRLDEIGRSDEWASDSGDARSEDRLIGIRISPGVAEGIAWVRREPSLDGMPDGPFVLVCPSTDPAWVPLFAKAVAVVLESGGVLSHGAIVAREFGIPAVGGLPDITSKLTSGTMLRVDGDRGVVHVLQRSAPT, via the coding sequence ATGATTGCGCAACCGAATGTGTGTTGGCTGTTGGACGAATTGGCGGCGACGAATCGGGACTTTGTCGGCGGCAAAACGGTGAGCCTGGCGCGGATGCGGCAAGCGGGGCTGCCGGTGCCAGATGCGTTTTGCATTCCCACGAGCGTCTACCGACAATACGCCGGCCAACCCCTTGCGGAAGTCTCGGATTTTGTCGCTGCAGTGGCGGTGGCCTACGCAAGTTTGGGCGGTGGCCCGGTCGCGGTTCGGTCATCGGCGGTCGCCGAAGATGGAGATGCGGCCAGCTTTGCCGGTCAGCAACAATCGTTTCTCGGCGTCGAAGGCGCATCGGCGGTCGTTGCCGCGATCGATGCCTGTTGGCAATCCCTATTCAGCGATCGCGCCCAAGCCTATCGCCACCGACAAGCCACCGGCGATGCCGTCCCCGCGATGGCGGTGATTGTCCAACGCATGATTCCCGCCGATGTCGCCGGGGTGATGTTTACCCGCGATCCGTTCCAATCGCGTGAGCCGCTCCTGCGAATCGAATCCGCCTGGGGAGTCGGCGAGGCCGTTGTTTCAGGCAAAGTCACCCCCGATTGTCTGGTGATTCATCGCGAAACCGGCAGCATTCACGATCAGCGGGCAGGGGGGCAGCAAGTCGCCTGGTCCGCCGAGGGATTTCGACCACTCCCGGCTGAGCGACGCGGGCAATTCAGCCTGACGGAATCGCAGATTCAGCGGTTGATCCAATTGGCCGCGCAACTCGAATCGCTGTTTGGCGATGCCTGCGACATCGAATGGGCGTTTCAGGGCGATCAACTCTGGCTGTTGCAATCGCGTCCAATCACCACGATTCCACGTGTCGAGCTTCGAGAATTGCGACAACGGGAAATTCAACGGGTCACGCAACTTGCGGAGCCAACCGGCACCGTTTGGGCACGCATCGAACTGACCGAAGTGTTATTGGAACCCACGGAGATGAGTTGGGATGTGGCCCAACGATTGATGGGGGCCAATGGCGGATTGGGGATGATGAACCGCGATTTCGGCGGTCGCCCCGACCCAAATCTGGGCGGGACATCGGCTTACGATCGCATCGGCGGGCGAGTTTATTGCAATCTGTCCCGCTTGCCGCGATTGCAATTCACGCATCCTCCGCTGGTGTATCCGCTGGCGCGGTATGCCCGGAATCCCGCCGAAGCACTCGATCCCAAACCGATTTTCGCTCCATTTCGGGACGGCTGGCGTTCCTGGCTGCGCTTACCAGGGCAACTTCGGCAGCTTCGACGCAGTCAAATTCGACTCGAGCAGGAAATGCTGTCGTTCGAGCGGCGCTTTCGAGATGAAGTGCTATTAGTCTTTCGGGAATCGATGCTTCTCTCGGCGTATCAATCACTTGAGGACTGGAGCGATGCAGTCTGGTTGGCACGATTCGAGACATTGGTGAAGCAAGTTTGTGTCGATTTCGCACGGGAGAGTCTGAAAGCGACCGTGCTCGCCCAGAAATGTCTGCAGGATCTCGACGCAGTGCTCGCCCGACAAATCGACGATCCGGATGCGCGCTCGCAGTTATTCGGCGAGTTGATCCAAGCCGCGCACCCCGAGCCGGGTGCGAATCTGGCCCGCGCGATGACGCTACTATTGGCGGGATCGTTGAGCGTCGATCAGTTCTTGACGCAATTCGGCCATCGTGGACCATCGGAAATGGAACTTTCGACGCCGCGTTGGAGCGAACAGCCCGAAGCAATCGAAGCGCTGGTCTCCGCGCTCCCGCGAAGTGAATCCCACGAGGCAATTGCGGAGTCCGACGAACTCCCCGAATGGACCCCGCCCGCAGAAATCGTGCGGCTCAAACTCGAAGAACCGGCCCGACGATTGATCCAGATGATTGCCCTGCGTGAGTTGGGCAAGCATGAATTGATGCGCGGCTATGCCGAGATTCGTCGATTTCTGCTGGAATGGGATCGTCGCCATCGCTTGAACGGATTGACATTTCATCTAACGATGTCCGAATTGGCATCGGTCGCCAAAAGTGCGGAGCTTCGCTGGCAGGCTCGAATCCGCCGAGTCGAGCGGGAAGCCTGGCTGCGCATGCCGATGCCACCGGTGGTCTTTTCGACGCGACTCGATGAAATTGGTCGCTCCGATGAGTGGGCGAGTGATTCGGGCGATGCTCGATCGGAGGATCGACTCATCGGCATTCGCATTTCGCCGGGCGTCGCCGAGGGAATCGCATGGGTTCGCCGGGAACCATCCCTGGATGGAATGCCCGATGGGCCGTTCGTTCTTGTCTGTCCATCGACTGATCCCGCGTGGGTGCCCCTGTTTGCGAAAGCGGTGGCAGTGGTGTTGGAATCGGGTGGTGTGCTCTCCCATGGTGCGATCGTCGCCCGAGAGTTTGGGATTCCTGCCGTGGGTGGGTTGCCCGACATCACCTCCAAACTCACCTCGGGGACGATGCTTCGTGTCGATGGCGATCGGGGCGTCGTGCATGTGCTTCAACGATCCGCCCCAACGTGA